In the genome of Enterococcus sp. DIV2402, the window AATCTGTATACGCCAGAATTGGAGCACGACTACAAACTTTGGATAGCTCTTTTTGAAAAACATGTCGCTCCTTTTGACGATACTCAGGCTGAATTCATTTATCAAAATTTTATTCGACTATACTTAGGAAGTTTCTTTTTTAAAATAGATCAAAAACTACTTCTCTCATTTCCAGGTATTGGCTTTAAAATCAAAGAGCATGCGCAGCCCTACTTCTTTACCCAAGTTCAAAAACTATGGTATGACTTTTCCGAACAATGTGGGACATGGGCGCACAATCATTTTGAAATGCAAAGTGTCTTGTTATGTCAATATCTATTATCTGCGAAAAGACTTCTACCAAAAATCAATATTTATCTCTATACTGATCTATCTGATTTATTTTTAGAACATATAAAAAATGGGATAAACTCTTATTTTGCTAGTAAATATAATATTGTTTTTGTAAATAAACCTGAAGAAAGTGATTTAATCGTAGGTACAACTAAATATCCCCAAACGGCAAGTTCTATGTATCAGCATCAAATACTCATTCAAGGATTACTAACGCAACAAGACTATCAACATCTTGTAGAAATAATAAAAGAGCTACTAATTCATACTAAAGAATCAAATTTATAATAAGCAAAACTCTCTAAATTTTTTATAACTGTTTTAAAAATATAAATTTCACACTAAAAAGACTGCAATACAAGTCATTTTAACAAAAAAATACCCGAACAATAGCGAGACTTCTTTAAGGAGATTCTCTTATATCGTTCGGGTATTTTAATTTTGTTTGTATTTGTACCGTCGTCTCTTTACATTTGTTATTAACGGCTAAAATTATTCACATCAGCAACAATTGCTTCCACAAATTCTGGCAATAATTGAACGGCAGTTTCTTTACTACCGTAACGACGGATATTTACGGTACCATCATTTACTTCTTGATCCCCTACAACAATTTGGTAAGGAATTTTTTGTGTTTGTGAGGCACGAATTTTGTAACCCATTTTTTCATTACGGTCGTCTACTTCTACACGGATACCTTTTGTTTGTAACATTTCTTTGACCTCATAAGCGTAATCGCTATGTGCTTCAACAGAAACAGGAATAATTGTTGCTTGGATTGGTGCTAGCCAAGTTGGGAAAGCGCCTTTGTACATCTCTGTTAGGTAAGCAACAAAACGTTCCATTGTCGAAACAATCCCGCGATGAATAACTACTGGGCGATGCGTATTTTCACCATCTTCACCAACGTATGTTAAATCAAAACGTTCTGGTAATAAGAAGTCTAATTGAATAGTTGATAATGTTTCTTCCATTCCTAATGCAGTTTTCACTTGAACGTCAAGTTTAGGTCCGTAAAAGGCTGCTTCACCTTCTGCTTCAAAATAATCCAATTCTAACTCGTCCATCGCTTCTTTTAACACTGCTTGCGCATGGTTCCACATAGCATCATCATCAAAATATTTTTCAGTATTTTTTGGGTCACGATAACTTAAACGGAAACGATAATCTGTTAAATTGAAATCCGCATAGACAGATGTCATCAAATCTAATGTACGTTTGAATTCGTCTTTGATTTGGTCTGGTCGAACAAAGGTATGTCCATCATTTAAAGTCATCTCACGTACACGTTGTAAACCAGATAATGCTCCAGATTTTTCATAACGATGCATCATCCCTAATTCTGCAATACGGATTGGTAATTCACGATAAGAATGAATATCGTTTTTATAGACCATCATATGATGTGGACAGTTCATTGGGCGTAAAACTAACATTTCACCATCGCCCATGTCCATTGGTGGGAACATATCTTCGTGGTAGTGATCCCAGTGACCAGAACGTTTGTAAAATTCTACATTTGCCATAACTGGTGTGTATACATGTTGGTACCCTAAGCTAATTTCTTTATCAGTAATGTAGCGCTCGATTGTACGACGAATAGTTGCGCCTTTTGGTAACCAGAATGGTAATCCAGAACCAACTTCAGGTGATAACATAAATAAATCTAATTCTTTCCCTAATTTACGATGATCACGTTCTTTGGCTTCTTCACGCATACGGATAAATTCTTTTAAATCTTTTTTATCAAAGAAGGCAGTTCCATAAACACGTTGCATCATATGGTTATCAGAATTCCCACGCCAGTATGCACCTGCGACTGAAAGTAATTTGAAAATTTGGATACGACCAGTTGATGGTACATGAGGTCCACGACATAAATCAACAAAATCACCTTGTTCATAAGCTGTGATGATTTCATCTTCGGGTAGTTCATTAATTAATTCTTCTTTATAAGGATCGCCAGCAAATAATCCTAGCGCTTCTTCTTTGGTTAAAACACGGCGAGTGATCGGGTTGTTTTCTTTTACAATTTTCATCATTTCAGCTTCAATTGCCGGTAAATCTTCGGCCGTTACTGGTTGTTCACCATTATCAGTGTCATAATAAAATCCAGAATCAATGGCTGGACCTACCCCAAAATGAATGCTTGGATATAATCGACGCATGGCATTCGCCATTAAATGTGCAGTTGAGTGACGTAATAAAGCTAAGGCTTCTTCATGATTTGGTGTTACGATTTCAATTGAACCGTCTTCTTCAATTGTACGATCTAAGTCAATTAATTCTCCATTGAATTTTCCGGCTAAAGCTTTTTTAGCTAAACTTTTAGAAATGCTTTCGGCGATTTCTTTCGTTGTAATTCCAGATTCAAATTCTTTTACGGCACCATCTGGAAAAGTGATTTTTAACATGCTATTTCCTCCTTCAATTGCTGATTGATAAGAAAATCAACCACGTTACAAGTTCCTGTTTCATCTATTTAAAGATGACTTGCAACAAAAAAGTCCTAGTATCGCATAGCGATACTAGGACGAATACTTTCGTGGTTCCACCTAATTTTAAACACGATAAATAAGCGTGTTCCTCAAACGTGATAACGGTACGACCGCTTTTGCTTCAACAAAAGTTTCGAAAGTGGTCATTCCCTGGTTTTCTTCTAGAAAAGTTTCAGCCTAGCTTTTCCTCTCTTATTGAAGACTCTCAAGTGCAGTTGTCTTTCTCATCAATCAATTATGGTCTTATTTAACCACTTCTTACAGAAAATTGCAAGTAAGAAATAAAATTATTTCCAAGCTCCATTATTTCCATAAGTTCCTTTTTTCATTTCATTAATGATGACATGAATATTTTCTTTTGGTGCTCCGCTTGTTTTATGAACTGCCTCTGTTACTTCTTTCATCATTGCTTCTAATTGCTCGGGTGTTCTTCCTTCTAATAATTCAATATGGACAAATGGCATGGTTCTTCCTCCTTTATAAGCATGCCTTTATTATACTATTTTTTTAGCTGTTCTTGTAAAAATTCAAGCAAAACTTGTGCTTGATTATATTGAGGATTTTTTGCACTATAAATCAACGTAACATTCTGGTTTTCCAGCCATTTTTTGATAGTAGTTACGAACTCAGATGTATAGGAATTTTCTGCCAATTCTTCAAGATACTGTTTTGTAAACCATTGAAATTTTTCCGGCTCATGGTTAAATTCTTGTCGAAGCTCTTTAGTTGGTGCAATTTGTTTTGCCCATAAATCTAGTTGTAATTTTTCTTTTTTATTCCTCTTGGCCAAATTCTATCCACTAAAATTCGCTTACCATCAACTGATTGGACTGTGTCATATGCTCGTTTAATCGTTAAATTTCCCATAAAATCACCTACTCCTCTATAGTATACTGCAATCGAATGATAGAATAAAGTATCATAACTATTCGGAGGTGTACGATGGACTATTTAGCAATTTATAAGCGATTATTTGCGATTGCCGAGGTAGGCTTAGTCTACGGAAAAGATGCATTTGATCAAGAACGCTATACAGAATTACGACAGCTTTCTTTACAACTCATTCAGCAGTTAGGTAACGAACCATTCGAAGTTATAGAAGAATTATTTGCTCATGAAATTGGTTACCAAACACCCAAAATAGATGTTCGTGCCTTTATCACCAAAC includes:
- the thrS gene encoding threonine--tRNA ligase, which codes for MLKITFPDGAVKEFESGITTKEIAESISKSLAKKALAGKFNGELIDLDRTIEEDGSIEIVTPNHEEALALLRHSTAHLMANAMRRLYPSIHFGVGPAIDSGFYYDTDNGEQPVTAEDLPAIEAEMMKIVKENNPITRRVLTKEEALGLFAGDPYKEELINELPEDEIITAYEQGDFVDLCRGPHVPSTGRIQIFKLLSVAGAYWRGNSDNHMMQRVYGTAFFDKKDLKEFIRMREEAKERDHRKLGKELDLFMLSPEVGSGLPFWLPKGATIRRTIERYITDKEISLGYQHVYTPVMANVEFYKRSGHWDHYHEDMFPPMDMGDGEMLVLRPMNCPHHMMVYKNDIHSYRELPIRIAELGMMHRYEKSGALSGLQRVREMTLNDGHTFVRPDQIKDEFKRTLDLMTSVYADFNLTDYRFRLSYRDPKNTEKYFDDDAMWNHAQAVLKEAMDELELDYFEAEGEAAFYGPKLDVQVKTALGMEETLSTIQLDFLLPERFDLTYVGEDGENTHRPVVIHRGIVSTMERFVAYLTEMYKGAFPTWLAPIQATIIPVSVEAHSDYAYEVKEMLQTKGIRVEVDDRNEKMGYKIRASQTQKIPYQIVVGDQEVNDGTVNIRRYGSKETAVQLLPEFVEAIVADVNNFSR
- a CDS encoding 2-hydroxymuconate tautomerase — encoded protein: MPFVHIELLEGRTPEQLEAMMKEVTEAVHKTSGAPKENIHVIINEMKKGTYGNNGAWK